CGCATACCGTGGATAGCAGTCGCAAGAAGGCCTATACCTCGGCCAGTCTGAAAAGGCCTACGGCTGAATTGGGCGAGTTGATTGCCAAGATGCCGGCGGTTCAAGCATTACGGGATATGAACGAGAATATGCTTCTTCTTGGTGGCGGGCTTCCTATTGAAATTGGGGGAGAGGTTGTCGGTGGTATCGGGGTGGGTGGAGCGCCGGGTGGTCATCTGGATGCCGCATGTGCGCAGGCCGGGTTGGAGACTATCGGCGCCGGGTCCAAGGAACAAAAAGATAAATAAGAGAGGGTTTCGTCTACTCATCTGAACGCAGATTCTCCGTCCCGGAGAATCTGCGTTTAGTCTATAATCCAAGCTGCCTTGTGTCCTTTCTTTCCTGCCTTTTTGGTGCCGGGCCTATTTCGTTTCATCCCTCAAGTTCTCTCAAACTGCCGGAATGTCGTCATTGTGTCGATATTTCGGCAATAATTTTCTCTTCCTTTCACGAGCGTGGATTGCTCAAAGAGCAATTTGGCTTGCCAGAGCATCATTTGTGTTTGAAGGGCCTCTAGAAAGAAACTGGAACGATCATTGCGTTAATCAAAGTTGACTAGGAAAACAGGCAAGGAGTGGAAAGCCATGAGGATTTATTGATAACCGTTTCGTTTTTCTAAAGACGGAGGAAAAATTTATTATGAAAGCGCAATATTTAGGACATGTGGTGTTTTACGTCAAAAATCTCGAAGAGTCTTTGAAGTTCTATCGAGATGTGGTGGGGTTCCAGGAAGTCGGACAGATTTTTGGAGGAAAAGCGGCGGCGCTCACCTCCGGCCGGACTCATCATGAACTGTTGTTAATTGAAGTGGGCGATGTTCCTGGACCGCCTTCGGGAAGGAGACGGGGCCTCTATCACATTGGCATTAAAGTTGGAGATAGCCTGGATGAACTTCGTACTGCCAAGCAGGATCTCGATCGGGCCGGTATCACCATTGAAGGTATGAGTGACCATACGGTCAGCCAAAGTCTCTACCTTCAGGACCCCGATGGGAACGAAGTGGAACTCTATGTCGATGCACCGGAGGTGGATTGGAAGCGTGACCCGACATTGGTGCTGGCGCCGATCAAGCCCCTGGTGTTGTAATCTTCCCCCAGTTGTTGTTCTTCGTCGTACGGCTGGGCCTCTACGACGTTGAAACACAGGGCCACTCGAGGAGTCGTGGCAATTCCCACGCGTTTATTATAGGAAAGCTCTTGAGCAAATTGTGTGGGTAGTTTGAGCAACAGGAATTTCCGAGGAAATCCCCTCCTTTGTAAGGCTTTGTTACGAAGAGGAACAAAGACAAGGGGAGGTAGAAAGGCCAGATGTCAATTTGTCGCGAGGGCTGTTGGCCCAATAATATGAGCACATAGCTGATTCTTTTTTTCGCCACCTTCACCTCACCTTACAAAGGGGAGGAAGCTGTAGGCATAGGACTTAAGCATTGTCTCAGGGGTATACCCACACTAAATTCGGAAGAGCCATAAGAAGATAATCCAAAAGACTAGGAGAACACATGACGACCATGAAATCACCCGAAGGACCTTCACCTCAATTATTCTTTCAAACCGTCAATGGACATATGCGGACGGCGGCCTTGAAATCAGCCATCGAACTGGATGTGTTTTCCGCTATCGCGGAAGGCTACCGTACTCCCAAGGCCTTAGCTCAACGATGCGGG
The sequence above is a segment of the Nitrospira sp. MA-1 genome. Coding sequences within it:
- a CDS encoding VOC family protein, yielding MKAQYLGHVVFYVKNLEESLKFYRDVVGFQEVGQIFGGKAAALTSGRTHHELLLIEVGDVPGPPSGRRRGLYHIGIKVGDSLDELRTAKQDLDRAGITIEGMSDHTVSQSLYLQDPDGNEVELYVDAPEVDWKRDPTLVLAPIKPLVL
- a CDS encoding heme-binding protein yields the protein MVTLSLSALFIAGVSAAELPREAVLPLSLATKAASAAVEQCTKDGYRVSAAVVDRAGVVRAILREDGAGPHTVDSSRKKAYTSASLKRPTAELGELIAKMPAVQALRDMNENMLLLGGGLPIEIGGEVVGGIGVGGAPGGHLDAACAQAGLETIGAGSKEQKDK